The Nothobranchius furzeri strain GRZ-AD chromosome 6, NfurGRZ-RIMD1, whole genome shotgun sequence genome includes a region encoding these proteins:
- the LOC107374673 gene encoding inactive tyrosine-protein kinase PRAG1 has product MSACSDFAEHVWKPGSCKNCFHPLSAHKKVSILDEGVPAACLRSSLGGDEEAGLTAPSPYSKPTIAVKPTMMSLDSSEPKDMNMNIEQQENTKSPTERMGLKKLLNMSPLYIDNNGCNKAHRDTLLQSPDAKIDYNNCLSLSPSIQPKDSMIISNILVCNEGSRGCQSLKKNTNEDSCWQQNNVAPIRNKSTHNGSGVTTRTNFKESRGASVDIPLSVDIVPSNPATVHCNGLSSNVATGITKTSSPSPVSHTTVSNVDVSCLSSQTSLNSGPVLSKESSLSDSHSSYRSSTDSLPGPEGSVGRLGVSCSPQSPLSMGSPESTPSSPNVQADSEPIYAESTKKKPKSGTGHQSCPESPNQTRLSQCTKFERATITVMATHAEKNNRTFYLSSPDSSIGTQCTFSPTSCKDPSSPAFRWPSPSRSAPCLSREASLPPSFQPKPQSSPPIPPKRSSRSPKLGTSSLSPSMSSPVPLPEFPKLGASSLSTSMSSPVPLPELPMFFLVSSREGQFSVPTDNQSTPSERPHKPLHHSSGWSCRIDEEEEEEEKERKGMEKKRVGASFGTASSMTGLVNGAAVWKEARDYNVHSSPPPMMEPGTAPPAAPNNGACQEEAEGTGTEEEGKHNESMPAKLTLHGGSSELQTAGRGAVKNDPNPPPPPPKKLHRVSAKISDCSMELIGCSQPGSAESRAPSQRSLGGTGLPAATTDNLTADTGSRDATRRSCLSPLPRTVSAPGSPHSFSFNNLSTQPPPLPEKKMVNRTVSAPDSANGKPVIRAYPRLPFTGSESNVCHSAEVSSRASLPASPVDPRPVFSSNESLERCHTPLGRPSRSRTLDEPLKIQGRLGVHCRTSITIASSPQLSAPLSASDLGSAPNLGSSLQLQTLLSNIDSREGVYSKLGGLYAESLRRLALKCEDHFTRLQKNPLRFDESNWSLFRLTSNKPSCNAGDAVYYSAACASDPSNSYAVKICKSPSMEAKQGHLYGLSVQQSIPPHFNLQQDCGHFLACVPQSMLPSEEGPPSLPHPPASAQTDQERVVFITPEIPYQTAADFVREWEVFHKTQPEIYERRVCFLLLQLCNGLEHLKEHGVTHRDLCLENLLLVPHQHRSSHVTQPAADACNGVAGGDVQRHLPRLLISNFAKAKRRSSEDAAVTCGDPRVKRDHARLAPEIVSAAQYRKFDEFQAGILIYELLHQPNPFEVSPALREQDYRCEDLPPVPSVSLYSLGLQKLAQLLLQPDPIKRIHIQEAKRILQSLLWGPRRELMEQQWERRRQGGGLVDGSRNESLLNWLDVKRALLMMKFAERSLEPERNAELEDWLCCQYFSSAHPLSLCHTAELLFSLK; this is encoded by the exons ATGTCAGCGTGCAGTGACTTTGCAGAACACGTGTGGAAACCCGGCTCTTGCAAGAACTGCTTCCACCCGCTCAGCGCGCACAAGAAGGTCAGCATCCTGGACGAAGGCGTACCAGCAGCTTGTTTGAGGAGCAGCCTGGGAGGCGATGAAGAAGCTGGACTGACCGCGCCTTCGCCCTACAGCAAGCCAACCATCGCTGTCAAACCCACTATGATGAGCCTTGACTCCAGTGAGCCAAAAGACATGAACATGAATATAGAGCAG CAGGAGAATACAAAGAGCCCAACTGAGCGGATGGGCTTGAAGAAGCTCTTAAACATGTCTCCGCTTTACATCGATAACAACGGTTGTAACAAGGCTCACAGAGACACGTTACTTCAAAGTCCTGATGCCAAGATTGACTACAACAATTGCCTTTCCTTGTCTCCCAGCATCCAGCCCAAAGACTCCATGATCATAAGCAATATCTTAGTCTGCAACGAGGGCAGTAGAGGCTGTCAGagtttaaagaaaaatacaaatGAGGACTCGTGCTGGCAGCAGAATAACGTGGCTCCTATTAGGAACAAGAGTACACATAATGGAAGTGGTGTGACAACCAGGACTAATTTTAAGGAGTCCCGTGGAGCATCTGTGGATATTCCTTTGTCAGTGGATATTGTCCCTTCAAATCCTGCCACAGTTCATTGTAATGGTTTGAGCAGTAACGTTGCCACTGGGATAACAAAGACATCCAGCCCTTCTCCCGTTTCCCACACCACAGTTTCAAATGTGGACGTTTCTTGCCTCAGTAGCCAAACATCCCTCAACTCTGGCCCTGTTCTGTCTAAAGAAAGCAGCTTATCGGACTCCCATTCTTCTTATCGTAGCAGTACAGATTCACTTCCTGGGCCTGAAGGGTCAGTGGGAAGACTGGGGGTGTCATGTAGTCCCCAAAGCCCACTGTCCATGGGTAGTCCAGAGTCAACTCCCAGCTCTCCCAATGTACAAGCGGACTCAGAGCCAATATATGCTGAGAGCACTAAGAAAAAGCCCAAGTCAGGGACTGGACATCAATCTTGTCCCGAATCGCCAAATCAAACAAGGTTATCCCAGTGCACCAAGTTTGAACGGGCCACCATCACTGTAATGGCTACGCATGCAGAGAAGAACAACAGGACTTTCTACCTAAGCAGCCCAGATTCCTCCATCGGCACTCAGTGCACCTTCAGCCCGACATCATGCAAAGATCCCAGCAGTCCAGCTTTCCGTTGGCCCAGCCCCAGTCGCAGTGCACCTTGTCTAAGCAGGGAAGCTTCCCTACCCCCTAGCTTTCAACCCAAGCCCCAATCAAGCCCACCCATCCCTCCAAAGAGAAGCTCTCGTTCCCCTAAGCTGGGTACCTCCAGCTTATCTCCATCAATGTCTTCTCCAGTCCCTCTTCCCGAATTTCCTAAACTGGGAGCCTCTAGCCTCTCAACATCTATGTCCTCCCCTGTCCCGCTCCCGGAACTTCCCATGTTTTTCCTCGTTTCTTCGAGAGAGGGCCAGTTCAGTGTCCCAACAGACAACCAGAGTACGCCATCCGAGCGCCCCCACAAGCCCCTCCACCACAGTTCTGGTTGGAGCTGCCGCATtgatgaagaagaggaggaggaagaaaaggagcgaaaaggaatggagaagaAAAGGGTAGGTGCCAGCTTTGGGACAGCCTCCTCGATGACAGGCCTGGTCAATGGAGCTGCTGTCTGGAAGGAGGCCAGAGACTACAATGTCCACAGCAGCCCCCCTCCAATGATGGAGCCAGGCACGGCCCCCCCAGCTGCCCCCAACAATGGTGCCTGTCAGGAGGAGGCTGAGGGCACCGGCACAGAGGAGGAGGGCAAGCATAACGAGAGCATGCCGGCAAAGCTAACGCTGCACGGTGGTTCATCAGAGCTGCAGACAGCAGGGAGAGGAGCTGTCAAAAATGACCCCAATCCACCACCTCCCCCACCTAAAAAACTCCACAg AGTGAGCGCTAAGATAAGCGACTGCAGCATGGAGCTGATCGGCTGCAGCCAACCAGGGTCAGCAGAAAGTCGAGCACCATCCCAGCGCAGTCTGGGTGGCACCGGCCTCCCGGCTGCAACCACCGACAACCTGACCGCTGACACCG GTTCTCGGGATGCGACCCGGAGGTCTTGTTTGTCTCCTCTTCCCAGAACTGTATCAGCTCCTGGTTCTCCTCACTCGTTCTCCTTCAACAATTTGAGCACCCAGCCTCCTCCTCTCCCAGAGAAGAAGATGGTCAACCGCACCGTGTCGGCTCCTGATAGTGCCAATGGGAAACCCGTCATCCGGGCGTACCCGCGCCTCCCGTTCACCGGCTCTGAGAGCAACGTGTGCCACTCGGCCGAGGTCAGCTCCCGCGCCAGCTTGCCGGCTAGTCCCGTTGACCCAAGGCCTGTTTTCTCCTCCAACGAATCTCTGGAGCGCTGCCACACCCCGCTAGGCCGACCCTCGAGGTCCAGGACGCTGGATGAGCCGCTGAAGATCCAGGGTCGCCTGGGAGTTCACTGTCGAACCAGCATCACCATCGCCTCTTCCCCTCAGCTCAGCGCACCCCTATCAGCCTCGGATTTGGGTTCTGCACCCAACCTGGGCTCCAGCCTGCAGCTTCAGACTCTTCTGAGTAACATCGACAGCAGAGAAGGAGTGTACTCCAAACTGGGCGGCCTGTACGCCGAGTCTCTGCGACGCTTGGCTTTAAAATGCGAGGACCACTTCACTCGCCTGCAGAAGAATCCGCTCAGGTTTGACGAGAGCAACTGGTCCCTGTTCAGGCTGACATCCAACAAACCGAGCTGCAACGCTGGAGACGCCGTGTACTACTCTGCTGCCTGCGCCTCAGACCCCAGCAACTCCTACGCTGTGAAG ATCTGTAAGAGTCCGTCCATGGAGGCCAAGCAGGGTCATCTCTACGGCCTGTCAGTGCAGCAGAGCATCCCCCCTCACTTCAACCTTCAGCAGGACTGTGGCCATTTCCTTGCCTGTGTTCCCCAGAGCATGCTGCCTTCAGAGGAAGGTCCTCCATCATTGCCTCATCCTCCTGCGTCCGCTCAGACGGACCAGGAGAGAGTGGTGTTCATCACACCTGAGATTCCCTATCAGACGGCTGCAGACTTTGTGCGGGAGTGGGAGGTATTCCATAAAACCCAGCCAGAGATCTACGAGCGTCGCGTCTGCTTCCTCCTGCTGCAGCTCTGCAACGGCCTGGAGCACCTGAAGGAGCACGGGGTCACACACCGCGACCTGTGCTTGGAGAACCTGCTGTTGGTGCCTCATCAGCACCGGTCCTCCCACGTGACCCAACCGGCCGCAGACGCATGCAACGGTGTGGCTGGAGGAGACGTTCAGCGCCACCTTCCTCGCCTCCTCATCAGCAATTTTGCCAAGGCCAAGCGGCGCTCCTCTGAGGACGCCGCTGTGACATGTGGCGACCCCAGGGTCAAACGTGACCATGCAAGACTGGCACCGGAGATCGTCTCGGCAGCTCAGTACCGTAAATTTGACGAGTTCCAGGCGGGCATCTTGATCTACGAGCTCCTCCACCAGCCCAACCCGTTCGAAGTGAGTCCAGCGCTGAGGGAGCAGGACTATCGGTGCGAGGACTTGCCCCCGGTCCCCTCCGTCTCCCTGTACTCATTGGGCCTCCAGAAGCTCGCGCAGCTCCTTCTCCAACCCGACCCCATCAAGCGCATCCACATCCAGGAGGCCAAGCGCATACTGCAGAGTCTGCTCTGGGGCCCGAGGAGGGAGCTCATGGAGCAGCAGTGGGAGAGACGCAGGCAAGGGGGGGGACTTGTGGACGGGTCCAGAAACGAGAGCCTGCTCAACTGGCTGGACGTGAAAAGGGCCCTGCTGATGATGAAGTTTGCCGAGCGCTCGCTGGAGCCGGAGAGGAACGCCGAGCTGGAGGACTGGCTGTGCTGCCAGTACTTCTCGTCGGCTCACCCCCTATCGCTCTGCCACACGGCCGAACTGCTCTTCTCACTCAAGTGA